Below is a window of Streptomyces spongiicola DNA.
CGTCCCCGAGGCGCCCGTCCCGTACCCGCCGGCCGGCACCGACCAGCTGGTGACGGAGTACTCCCTGCCGTCCGTGGCGACCGCGACCAGCCGGCAGGTCTTCGGCCCCGGCAGCTTCGCCATGCGCAGGGCCACGGCGGTGCCCCAGCCCCTGGAACGCAGATCGACCGCGCCGTACACACCGGTGGCGCCGTCCGTGGCCGCGATCCGCTCGTCCGGGCCGCCCTCGGCCGGCCCCTCCGTCCCCGGGAACAGGCTCACCGCCACCGCGGGCAGCGCCACGACCAGCGCGGCGGCCGCTGCCACCAGCCGCAGCCGCCGGCGCGAACCGCGCCGGCGGCGCGTGGCGACCTCGTGGAGAAGGTGCTCCAGAACCCTCGGGGCCGGCGGTTCGTCGGCGCGGCCCGGCCCGGCGAGGGCACCCAGCGCGGACGCGACCGGGGCGAAGTCGGAGATCTGAAGGGTGCAGAGGCCGCATTCCGACAGGTGCTCCTCGAAGCGGAAGGCGTCCGCGGGGTCGAGGACGCCCAGCGCGTAGGCGGCCACGGCCCGGTGCTGCTCCCGCAGGTTCATGGACCAATCCTTCGGCTCGGCGGCTACGAACGGTCCATACGGGTCGTACGCACCGTGGGTGTCGTCCTGGAGTACGCAGCGGAGCCGTGCCGTGCTCAGCGGCGGCGGGGGAAAGTGCGACCGGGGCGTGAGCGGGGCCGCCGTGGCGCGCAGTTGTGGAGAAGAGCGGCAGAATGAGTGGGTGAATGGTGGAAACTCGGGCGTCCGTATGACCGGGCGCCCCGCGGGCAGTCCTCATGTGGAGCCGCTACTCGGCGCGTATGTGCTCGGCGTGCTCGTCCCCGAGGAGGAGGCCCGGGTGGCCGGGCACCTCACCCACTGCGCCCGGTGCCGGACCGAGTATCTCGGTATGGCCGACGCCCAGGCACTGCGGGCGGCGTGCGCGGGGGAGGACGGCTCGGACGGCGGGCCGGACGGGACGGGCGGGACGGGTGGGACGGGCGGAATAGGCGAGCCGGGCCGGACGGGCGGAATAGGCAGGACGGGTGGGACGGGCGGAATAGGCAGGACAGGCGGGACGGGCTGGTTCGGCGGACTCAGTGGATTCGGCGGATTCAGTGCGTTCGGCGGATTCGGAGGAGCCGACCGGTCCTGTGGTGGCGGCGGCCGGACACGGTAGCCGAGACCCCGCCCCGCCGCAGCGCTGCACCATGGGGGAAGGACATGCCCGGCCGGATCGTTCCGCCCGGCGCCCGGGGAGCGCTGAATGTCTCGGGGGAGCCGGCACCGCGGGGACCGCCGGACCCGGCCGCGCCCGTGCCCGTGGGCGTTGCCCGTGCCTACGCCCGTGCCCGTGATCGCTCCCGTTCCCGTATTCGCGCCCGTGCCCGTGATCGCTCCCGTTCCCGTATTCGCGCCCGTGCCCGTGATCGCTCCCGTTCCCGTATTCGCGCCCGTGCCCGTGATCGCTCCCGTTCCCGTATTCGCGCCCGTGCCCGTGATCGCTCCCGTTCCCGTATTCGCGCCCGTGCCCGTGATCGCTCCCGTTCCCGTATTCGCGCCCGTGCCCGTTTCCGCGTCCGATGCCTAGAATCCGCTGCATGCTGCGTGTACTTGCGGTCGACGACGAGAAGCCGGCGCTCGGGGAGCTGCTCTACCTGCTGCGCTCCGACTGCCGGGTGCGCAGCGCGGACGGTGCCACCGACGCCACCGAGGCGCTGCGCCGCATCAGCCGGGCACTGGACGCCGGCCCGGACGGTGAGGGCGGCATCGACGTCGTCTTCCTCGACATCCACATGGCAGGGCTCACCGGGCTCGACATGGCGCGGCTCCTCTCGGAGTTCACCCGGCCGCCGCTGATCGTCTTCGTCACCGCCCACGAGGGCTTCGCCGTGCAGGCGTTCGACCTCAAGGCCGTCGACTACGTCCTCAAACCGGTCCGCAGGGAACGCCTCGCCGAAGCCGTCCGCCGGGTCTGCGATCTGGCCGCCGCCGCACGCGCGCCCCGGCCCCCAGCCGCCGCCGGCAGCGGCCCGGCGGGTGGCGCCGGCAGCCGTGGCGGCGCCGGTGGTGCTGGAGCGACGCCGGGCGCGACGGCCGCGCCTCGCCCCGGGCCGGGGGCCGGCCCCCTGGTCACCGGATCCACGGCACCCGGGACCGCGCCGGAGCAGATTCCGGTGGAACTCGGCGGCGTCACCCGGCTGGTACCCATAGACGAGATCACCTACGTCGAGGCCCAGGGCGACTACGCGCGGCTGCACACGCGCGGGGGCAGCCATCTCGTGCGCATACCGCTCTCCACGCTCGAGGACCGGTGGGCTTCCCGGGGCTTCGTCCGGATACACCGCAGCCGTCTCGTCGCTCTGGGGTGTATCGACGAGCTCCGCCTGGACGGGGGCTCCACGGCCGTCCGCGTGGGCACTGCCGAACTCGCGGTGAGCCGCCGGCACGCGCGCCAGCTGCGGGATCTGCTGATGCGGCACGCTCAGCGTTGATCCCCACCCTTGGTCCCCACCCTTGGTCCCCACCCTTGGTCCCCACCGTTGGTCTCCGGCAGTTGTCCTCAGTGTCGGTCCCCGGCGTCGGTCTGCTGGTCCGGTCCCCGCCGTCGCCGGGACCGCCATCGGCAACCGCCCCGCTGCACCGCAGGTCGCCCGCGCCCGCGTCCGGGCCTGCCGCTGCGCCCGACGGGAAATCGACGCACCGACGACGCGGGTGCTCCTCCGGGGCGGATCCGCCGCATAGTGGAAACAACCGGTCCGGCCGCGGGATCTGGTACGGCGCCGCACGGTGAGTCGTCACCGCACCGTGGATACGCGCCGCACGGCGAGTACGCGCCGCGGCGGCGGGCCGGGGTTCGGGGAGCCGCTGCCGGCCGCCCCGATCGCCTCGGAGGCCGGCGGTGCTGCCCCGGAGCCATGAGCGACGGGACGGGAGAGGACGATGACCGATCGACGCACACCCCCGCAGGAGACACCGCCCGTGGAGGCGTCCATCGCCGAAGCCCACCAGGAACGTCCGGACGGCGGGATCTGGGAACACCCCGTGGTGATCCTGTCGCTGATCGTCGCCTGTAGCGTGTTCTTCGCGGCCCTGTTCATAGGCCGGGCCCTCAGCCTCTGAGTGGCCGGCACGGCGAGGTCCACCACCCCGCCGCCGGGGCGGTCGCACGCCTGCCCTCCGTCGCGTCTGCCCCCTTCGTGACGTCTGCCCCCTTCGTGACGCCCGCCCCCTCTGCCACGCCCGCCCCCTTCGTCGCGGCCGCTCGCCCCCGTCGCAGGCCGGCGGCCGTATGGGCGCTGGGCGCTGCCGGTCCCGCCGGCCGCAGGGCGCGCGGACCGCGGACGTTCCGCCGAGGGGTCCCGTACCCGCGCCCACGGACACGCCGGCGAGCCGGACGCAGTCCCGAGAGAGCCGCTCCCCGCGGCCCTGCGGCCCTGCGGCCCTGCGGCCCTGCGGCTCTGCGGCCCTGCGGCTCTGCGGCTCTGCGGCCCTGCGGCTCTGCGGCTCTGCGGCCCCGCCCGCGCCCTGCGCCCGCGCCCGCCCTGCGGCCCGCGGCCTGCGGCCCCGCGGCCGTGGGACCGTGGCGGACCCCACCGGCCTGTACCCCCGTCAACCCACCTGCGTAGACTCCATGGACCCCTGCGGGCCCGCCGCTCGCCGCCGTGAGCGGCCTGCCCGCACGAGCCGCCGAGAGAACGCCGGGAGCGGACGCCGATGTCTGCAGCACAGCCACCCCGCCGTGAAGTCGTCACGGGGGTGCCCCGCGGCACCCGCCGCCGCCCCGGGCACGCCCACGCGCGCTCGGAGATCAGCGAGCAGACCCCCATCGGCACCGTCTACGTGCGCTCCCTGATGCGCAGCCAGCTGCGTGCCGCCCTGTACGCCCTGGGTGCGCTCGCCCTCCTCGTCGGCACCCTCCCCCTGCTCTTCGCCTTCCCCGCGGCCGTCCTCGGTTCCTTCTCCTCGCCCGAACCGTTCGTATGGGTGGTGCTCGGTGTCGGCGTCTACCCCCTGATGTGGCTGACCGCCCGCTGGTACGTCCGCCGGGCCGAACGCAACGAGGAGGACTTCACCGGGCTGGTCGAGGGCCGCTGAGAACACCTGTGGGGGACGACCGGTGAACCAGGGCTACGCGGTTGCGGCCGTGGCCGGCGTGGTCCTGGCGACCGTCCTCATCGGCGCCCTGGGTCTGCGCATCTCCCGGACGACCTCCGACTTCTACGTCGCCTCACGCACCGTCAAGCCCGGTCTGAACGCCGCCGCCATCAGCGGCGAGTACCTCTCCGCCGCGTCCTTCCTCGGCATCGCGGGACTGGTGCTCCTCCAGGGCCCCGACATGCTCTGGTACCCGGTCGGCTACACCGCGGGCTATCTCGTCCTCCTCGTCCTCGTCGCCGCCCCGCTGCGGCGCTCGGGCGCGTACACGCTCTCCGACTTCGCCGAGGCGCGGCTGGAGTCGCCCGCGGTGCGGCGCCTCGCCAGCCTCTTCGTCGTCGGCATCGCCTGGCTCTATCTGCTGCCGCAGCTCCAGGGCGCGGGACTCACCCTGGAGATCCTCACCGGCGCGCCCGACTGGTTCGGCGGGCTGCTCGTCGCCGTCGTCGTCACGGGCGCCGTGGCCGCGGGCGGCATGCGCTCCATCACCTTCGTGCAGGCCTTCCAGTACTGGCTGAAGCTCACGGCCCTGCTGGTCCCCGCACTGTTCCTGGTCGCCGCCTGGGCCGGCGACGACGCCCCCCGCGCACGTTTCGACGGTCCCGCCGTGCTGCGCCAGCACACCGAGGTCCGCATCGACGACACCGTACGGATCGACCTGGACGCCCCGTTGACCGTCACGGTGGCCGGCACGGTGGACGGCATCCGCCACGAGGGGCGGCGGACCACCCTGGACGAGGGCACCCACCGTGTCGAGTCGGGCACCACGCTCACGTTCCCCCCGGGCGCGGACATACCCGAACGCGCGTCCACCGGCGCCGACCCCGCCGGCTGGTCCCAGCCGCTGGCGGGCGGCCGCGACGGCTACCAGCTCTACGCCACCTACGGCCTGATCCTCGCCACCTTCCTCGGCACCATGGGCCTGCCGCACGTCGCCGTCCGCTTCTACACCAGCCCCAACGGCCGCGCGGCGCGCCGCACCACCCTCGTCGTCCTGGGGCTGATCGGCGCCTTCTACCTGCTCCCTCCGGTGTACGGGGCCCTGGGCCGGATCTACGCCCCCGAACTCGCCCTGACCGGCGACGCCGACGCCGCCGTGCTGGTCCTGCCGGAACGGATGGTCGGCGGCCTCACGGGCGATCTGCTCGGCGCGCTCCTCGCGGGCGGCGCGTTCGCCGCCTTCCTGTCCACCGCGTCCGGACTCACCATGTCCGTCGCCGGAGTCCTCACCCAGGACGTCCTGCCGTCGCGCGGGGTACGGCACTTCCGGCTCGCGACCGTCCTCGCCATGGCCGTGCCGCTCGCCGTCAGCGTCGTCGCCACCAACGTGCCCGTCGCCGACGCCGTCGGGCTGGCCTTCGCCGTCTCGGCGTCCTCGTTCTGCCCACTGCTCGTCCTCGGCATCTGGTGGCGCAGGCTCACCCCGCCCGGCGCCGCCGCCGGACTGGTCGCCGGCGGGGGTGCCGCACTGACCGCCGTCATGGCCACCCGGGCGGGACTCGCACCCGAGGGCTGGCCGCACACCCTCATGGCCTGGCCGGCCGTCTGGTCCGTGCCGCTCGGATTCCTCACCATGGTCCTGGTGTCGCTGGCGACCCCACGCCACACGCCCCCCGGCGCCGCGGCCATCCTCACCCGCCTCCATCTGCCGGAAGACCTGGCCGCCCGGCCCGCGTGCGAAGGAGCCCGGCGATGACCGGCACCGCGCTGGCCGCACTCGGTGCCGCCGCGGCGGTGCTGCTCGCCGCCGGGTTCGCCCTCGGTCGCGTCACCGCCCGCCGCGCCGCCGGATCCGGACCCGACCTGGGCACCCCGGTCGAGCGGGCCACCTTCCACACCCTGCACACCGCCTCGCTCGCCGCGCCCCCGCTGCGCGCCGGGCTCACCGAGGACACCGCGCGCAGGGCCACCCGCCGGCTGCGTACGCTGCTCGGCACCCGCGCCCTGTGCCTCACGGACCGGGAGACCGTCCTCGCCTGGGACGGCATC
It encodes the following:
- a CDS encoding zf-HC2 domain-containing protein; the protein is MNLREQHRAVAAYALGVLDPADAFRFEEHLSECGLCTLQISDFAPVASALGALAGPGRADEPPAPRVLEHLLHEVATRRRRGSRRRLRLVAAAAALVVALPAVAVSLFPGTEGPAEGGPDERIAATDGATGVYGAVDLRSRGWGTAVALRMAKLPGPKTCRLVAVATDGREYSVTSWSVPAGGYGTGASGTADELDMEVGTVLRRDEIGRFEVRTDSGEHLVSLDRPSSAPDGSALRTRAVT
- a CDS encoding anti-sigma factor family protein yields the protein MTGRPAGSPHVEPLLGAYVLGVLVPEEEARVAGHLTHCARCRTEYLGMADAQALRAACAGEDGSDGGPDGTGGTGGTGGIGEPGRTGGIGRTGGTGGIGRTGGTGWFGGLSGFGGFSAFGGFGGADRSCGGGGRTR
- a CDS encoding LytR/AlgR family response regulator transcription factor, which gives rise to MLRVLAVDDEKPALGELLYLLRSDCRVRSADGATDATEALRRISRALDAGPDGEGGIDVVFLDIHMAGLTGLDMARLLSEFTRPPLIVFVTAHEGFAVQAFDLKAVDYVLKPVRRERLAEAVRRVCDLAAAARAPRPPAAAGSGPAGGAGSRGGAGGAGATPGATAAPRPGPGAGPLVTGSTAPGTAPEQIPVELGGVTRLVPIDEITYVEAQGDYARLHTRGGSHLVRIPLSTLEDRWASRGFVRIHRSRLVALGCIDELRLDGGSTAVRVGTAELAVSRRHARQLRDLLMRHAQR
- a CDS encoding DUF6480 family protein, translating into MTDRRTPPQETPPVEASIAEAHQERPDGGIWEHPVVILSLIVACSVFFAALFIGRALSL
- a CDS encoding DUF485 domain-containing protein, with protein sequence MSAAQPPRREVVTGVPRGTRRRPGHAHARSEISEQTPIGTVYVRSLMRSQLRAALYALGALALLVGTLPLLFAFPAAVLGSFSSPEPFVWVVLGVGVYPLMWLTARWYVRRAERNEEDFTGLVEGR
- a CDS encoding sodium/solute symporter, which encodes MNQGYAVAAVAGVVLATVLIGALGLRISRTTSDFYVASRTVKPGLNAAAISGEYLSAASFLGIAGLVLLQGPDMLWYPVGYTAGYLVLLVLVAAPLRRSGAYTLSDFAEARLESPAVRRLASLFVVGIAWLYLLPQLQGAGLTLEILTGAPDWFGGLLVAVVVTGAVAAGGMRSITFVQAFQYWLKLTALLVPALFLVAAWAGDDAPRARFDGPAVLRQHTEVRIDDTVRIDLDAPLTVTVAGTVDGIRHEGRRTTLDEGTHRVESGTTLTFPPGADIPERASTGADPAGWSQPLAGGRDGYQLYATYGLILATFLGTMGLPHVAVRFYTSPNGRAARRTTLVVLGLIGAFYLLPPVYGALGRIYAPELALTGDADAAVLVLPERMVGGLTGDLLGALLAGGAFAAFLSTASGLTMSVAGVLTQDVLPSRGVRHFRLATVLAMAVPLAVSVVATNVPVADAVGLAFAVSASSFCPLLVLGIWWRRLTPPGAAAGLVAGGGAALTAVMATRAGLAPEGWPHTLMAWPAVWSVPLGFLTMVLVSLATPRHTPPGAAAILTRLHLPEDLAARPACEGARR